One Gordonia sp. SID5947 genomic region harbors:
- a CDS encoding glycosyltransferase family 4 protein has product MTDSIHVLLLCWRDTAHPQGGGSERYLERVGAELVARGMRVTLLTASYHGAPDEEMRDGVRILRAGGRLSVYPRALATIALGRFGRGRLARTAPDVVVDTQNGIPFFASLVARAPTVVLVHHCHREQWPVAGRLLGRLGWLLESRVAPRVHRRNRYVTVSGPSAAELASLGVDECRITVIRNGIDPLTGPAADASHAAETATRLCVLSRLVPHKQVEDALAVVAELTHSRPDVHLDVIGGGWWSDQLRSRAAELGVDDHVTFHGHVDEDRKHELLSQANVHLMPSRKEGWGLAVIEAAQHQVPTIGYRSSVGLVESVEHGVTGLLVDGVDELVSATRKLIDNPDEAARLGDNAQRKAAGYSWSATADGFIEVFDDVLPTTRRLRSPAPSPTRADAH; this is encoded by the coding sequence ATGACCGATTCGATTCATGTCCTGCTTCTCTGCTGGCGCGACACCGCCCACCCGCAAGGTGGCGGCAGTGAGCGCTACCTCGAACGCGTCGGCGCCGAGCTGGTGGCCCGGGGCATGCGGGTCACCCTCCTCACGGCCTCCTACCACGGCGCGCCCGACGAGGAGATGCGCGACGGCGTCCGCATCCTGCGTGCCGGTGGCCGTCTCTCGGTCTACCCACGAGCGCTCGCGACGATAGCGCTCGGCCGGTTCGGTCGTGGACGGCTCGCACGGACCGCGCCCGACGTGGTGGTGGACACCCAGAACGGCATCCCGTTCTTCGCCTCGCTCGTCGCGCGTGCGCCGACCGTCGTCCTGGTTCATCACTGCCATCGCGAGCAGTGGCCGGTGGCCGGCCGGCTCCTCGGCAGGCTCGGCTGGCTCCTCGAGTCGCGGGTGGCGCCGCGCGTCCACCGTCGGAACCGGTATGTGACCGTGTCCGGTCCGTCGGCCGCCGAACTCGCCTCCCTGGGTGTCGACGAATGCCGGATCACCGTGATCCGCAACGGGATCGATCCATTGACCGGACCGGCCGCCGATGCCTCGCATGCCGCGGAGACGGCCACCCGCCTGTGCGTTCTGTCGCGGCTCGTGCCGCACAAGCAGGTCGAGGATGCGCTGGCGGTGGTCGCCGAGCTCACGCACTCGCGTCCGGATGTCCACCTCGACGTGATCGGCGGTGGGTGGTGGTCGGACCAGTTGCGCAGTCGCGCGGCCGAACTCGGTGTCGATGACCACGTCACCTTTCACGGCCATGTCGACGAGGACCGTAAACACGAACTCCTGTCCCAGGCGAATGTGCACCTGATGCCCTCCCGCAAGGAGGGATGGGGCCTCGCCGTGATCGAGGCGGCACAGCATCAGGTCCCGACCATCGGTTATCGGAGCTCGGTCGGGCTCGTGGAGTCGGTCGAGCACGGCGTGACCGGGCTCCTGGTGGACGGCGTCGACGAACTGGTCAGTGCCACCAGGAAACTCATCGACAATCCGGACGAGGCCGCCCGGCTCGGCGACAACGCGCAACGTAAGGCGGCGGGCTACTCCTGGTCGGCGACCGCGGACGGTTTCATCGAGGTGTTCGACGACGTGCTGCCCACAACGCGGCGCCTGCGCTCGCCAGCACCGTCGCCGACCAGAGCAGATGCGCACTGA
- a CDS encoding TetR/AcrR family transcriptional regulator C-terminal domain-containing protein, which translates to MPETTDRPEFGSPDWWRESPPETAEAHRTAGGRPPMPLDEILTEALALLAAGGIEGLGMRALARRLGSSTSTLYRQLPGGLEELCTRLAERVMRDAVSDIAAADLGDDWSSVVEGSAIIAFDTLRRNPHSAALFAGQIYFGPMGLLRYEESLRLLLAAGLSPTRAAAADHALARLIVGYALQESHDAAPGRATITEYYRRLDADRFPSVATVLPALPEDLRAEFVFALRTFVAGLRQLAAEAAGGSEVDEQGSAPR; encoded by the coding sequence ATGCCCGAAACCACCGATCGCCCGGAATTCGGGTCACCCGACTGGTGGCGCGAGTCGCCGCCCGAGACGGCCGAAGCGCACCGCACCGCCGGTGGCAGACCACCGATGCCCCTCGACGAGATCCTCACCGAGGCGCTGGCATTGCTCGCCGCCGGCGGGATCGAGGGACTGGGTATGCGTGCTCTGGCCCGACGACTCGGTTCCTCGACCTCCACGCTGTATCGCCAGCTGCCAGGCGGCCTGGAGGAACTGTGCACGCGGCTCGCCGAACGCGTCATGCGCGACGCGGTGTCCGACATCGCGGCGGCGGACCTGGGAGATGATTGGAGTTCGGTGGTCGAGGGCTCTGCGATCATCGCCTTCGACACGCTGCGCCGGAACCCGCACTCGGCCGCGCTGTTCGCCGGACAGATCTATTTCGGTCCGATGGGCCTGCTGCGATACGAGGAGTCTCTGCGACTGCTCCTCGCCGCCGGGCTGTCGCCCACGAGAGCCGCGGCGGCCGATCACGCCCTCGCCCGGCTCATCGTCGGATATGCCCTGCAGGAGTCCCACGACGCCGCGCCGGGGCGGGCGACGATCACCGAGTACTACCGTCGGCTCGACGCCGACCGGTTCCCTTCCGTGGCGACGGTGCTACCGGCGCTGCCGGAAGATCTGCGAGCCGAGTTCGTCTTCGCGCTGCGGACCTTCGTGGCGGGACTGAGACAACTCGCCGCGGAGGCCGCCGGCGGATCGGAGGTCGATGAGCAGGGGTCGGCTCCCCGATGA
- a CDS encoding class I SAM-dependent methyltransferase, translated as MIRSTTGFARHATLSRAARLLNDFRFEQSDPARFYGAIADDTAQMVADWHPAPLDGAVILDVGGGPGYFAEAFDRRGAHYISVEPDPSEMHAGGLEHRASVRGDGRRLPFADASMDVAVSSNVVEHTSAPWEMAEEMLRVTRPGGTVIISYTLWWGPFGGHEMGLTHYAGGHRAARWYTRRHGHPPKNLFGTSLFPVTAAQGLRWAAGVDARAHRAGAFPRYLPHWLWWVMRVPVLREVLGTNLVLVLRKR; from the coding sequence ATGATCCGCTCGACGACCGGTTTCGCCCGCCACGCGACGTTGTCGCGGGCGGCCCGCCTGCTCAACGACTTCCGCTTCGAACAGAGCGATCCCGCTCGCTTCTACGGCGCCATCGCCGACGACACGGCGCAGATGGTCGCCGACTGGCATCCGGCTCCCCTCGACGGCGCCGTGATTCTCGACGTCGGTGGCGGCCCGGGCTACTTCGCCGAGGCATTCGACAGACGCGGGGCGCACTACATCTCGGTCGAACCGGATCCCTCGGAGATGCACGCGGGCGGTCTGGAACATCGCGCCTCGGTCCGCGGCGACGGCCGCCGCCTGCCGTTCGCCGACGCGTCGATGGACGTAGCCGTGTCGTCGAACGTCGTCGAACACACCTCTGCGCCCTGGGAGATGGCCGAGGAGATGTTGCGCGTGACCAGGCCGGGCGGGACGGTGATCATCAGTTACACGCTCTGGTGGGGCCCGTTCGGCGGACACGAGATGGGTCTCACGCATTACGCGGGCGGACACCGCGCGGCCCGCTGGTACACCCGACGGCACGGACATCCGCCGAAGAATCTGTTCGGCACCTCCCTGTTCCCGGTGACCGCGGCGCAGGGCCTGCGGTGGGCCGCCGGCGTCGACGCGCGTGCGCACCGCGCCGGCGCGTTCCCCAGATATCTGCCGCACTGGCTGTGGTGGGTCATGCGCGTGCCGGTCCTGCGCGAGGTGCTCGGGACGAATCTCGTTCTGGTGCTACGGAAACGCTGA
- a CDS encoding AMP-binding protein, translating to MAGVLDEVKDRLDDGVRNIKSAVVLQRTGILDFTDLKGMLRGIKWANTMGAQASLILRNAQEYPDAPALADERGELTYRELSDQANALANALLASGIEPGSVVGVLARDHRGLLLTITAAGRAGYKVALMNTGFGKSQFAEVAKRENLRAVLHDSEFIGLLSALPAEIPRFLTWSDGDQGEYDAPLVEDLATTGDTSLPPLPKNPGGFIILTSGTTGLPKGAPRGKMNPFASAMFVDRIPFPERGSVVIVSPIFHSTGFGMWGVSAAKANKAVLLRRFDAEKTLAALAEHRAEMLVAVPTMLHRMLALGPEKIAEYDLRALRAIVIAGSPLTPALSEAVQDAFGDVLYNMYGSTEVAVAAVAQPHELRLAPGTVGRSTVAGRLRLYDDADQPLSDNHQSGRLFVRSSAPFEGYTDGRHKQIIDGYMSTGDMAHFDEHGLLHIDGRDDDMILSGGENVYPGEVENLLAEHADIDDVAVIGVDDDEFGTRLRAFVVPAPGAHPEAQEIRDHVRAHLARYKVPRDVIFLDELPRNPTGKLLRRELVTWRDDNPAT from the coding sequence ATGGCAGGCGTACTCGACGAGGTGAAGGATCGACTCGACGACGGTGTTCGGAACATCAAGAGTGCGGTGGTCCTGCAACGGACCGGCATCCTCGACTTCACCGATCTCAAGGGGATGCTCCGCGGCATCAAGTGGGCCAACACCATGGGTGCGCAGGCCTCGCTCATCCTGCGCAATGCGCAGGAGTATCCGGACGCGCCCGCATTGGCCGACGAACGCGGCGAACTGACGTACCGCGAGCTGAGTGACCAGGCCAATGCCCTCGCAAATGCGTTGCTCGCCTCGGGTATCGAGCCGGGTTCGGTCGTCGGCGTGCTGGCGCGCGATCACCGCGGACTGCTACTGACCATCACCGCCGCGGGCCGGGCCGGTTACAAGGTCGCACTGATGAACACCGGCTTCGGCAAGTCCCAGTTCGCCGAGGTGGCAAAGCGGGAGAATCTGCGGGCGGTCCTGCACGACAGCGAGTTCATCGGCCTCCTCAGCGCCCTGCCCGCCGAGATACCCCGCTTCCTCACCTGGTCGGACGGCGATCAGGGGGAGTACGACGCCCCGCTCGTCGAGGATCTCGCCACCACCGGCGACACCTCGTTGCCGCCGCTACCGAAGAATCCGGGCGGGTTCATCATCCTCACGAGTGGCACCACCGGCCTCCCCAAGGGTGCTCCGCGCGGCAAGATGAATCCATTCGCCTCGGCGATGTTCGTCGATCGCATCCCCTTCCCGGAACGCGGCAGCGTCGTCATCGTGTCGCCGATCTTCCACTCCACCGGGTTCGGCATGTGGGGGGTGTCCGCCGCAAAGGCCAACAAGGCGGTCCTGTTGCGGCGCTTCGACGCCGAGAAGACGCTGGCCGCGCTCGCCGAGCACCGGGCCGAGATGCTGGTCGCGGTGCCGACCATGCTGCACCGGATGCTCGCCCTCGGTCCGGAGAAGATCGCCGAGTACGACCTGCGCGCACTGCGGGCCATCGTCATCGCCGGCTCCCCGCTGACACCGGCGCTGAGCGAGGCCGTCCAGGATGCCTTCGGCGACGTCCTCTACAACATGTACGGCTCCACCGAGGTCGCCGTGGCGGCCGTCGCCCAACCGCACGAGCTGCGCCTGGCACCGGGAACCGTCGGACGCTCGACGGTGGCCGGGCGGCTACGTCTCTACGACGACGCCGACCAGCCGCTGTCGGACAATCACCAGAGCGGTCGGTTGTTCGTCCGGAGCTCGGCGCCGTTCGAGGGGTACACCGACGGCCGGCACAAGCAGATCATCGACGGGTACATGTCGACCGGCGACATGGCCCATTTCGACGAGCACGGACTGCTGCACATCGACGGACGCGACGACGACATGATCCTGTCGGGCGGCGAGAACGTCTACCCCGGTGAGGTGGAGAACCTGCTGGCCGAGCATGCCGACATCGACGACGTCGCGGTCATCGGGGTCGACGACGACGAGTTCGGTACCCGCCTGCGGGCGTTCGTGGTCCCGGCGCCCGGCGCACATCCGGAGGCGCAGGAGATCCGCGACCACGTCCGAGCGCATCTCGCCCGCTACAAGGTGCCGCGCGACGTCATCTTCCTCGACGAACTACCTCGCAACCCCACCGGAAAACTGCTGCGACGGGAACTCGTCACCTGGCGCGACGACAACCCCGCGACGTGA
- a CDS encoding TetR/AcrR family transcriptional regulator has product MARRTGWGGELPVDDTEAVARILCAARLVIESEGADVSVTLVARELRVTRQTVYRYFRSVQELLAAVALDAGRTAAPTIIDRVRTITDPAAVVVELVASAIEILTTDRVLVFLLGPGASTGLLGGSMTGQVARDQARSILDELEFDWHKLGFDDDTFDQLVEWCLLVIGAYIHRPDDEIPEPSQLRTYLSVWMRPSIEAARGGNRGARRRPAAGTMTQSVP; this is encoded by the coding sequence ATGGCACGACGCACGGGCTGGGGCGGCGAACTCCCGGTCGACGACACCGAGGCGGTCGCCCGGATCCTGTGCGCGGCGCGCCTCGTCATCGAGTCGGAGGGAGCCGACGTCAGTGTGACCCTGGTGGCCCGGGAGCTCCGGGTGACTCGGCAGACGGTCTACCGATATTTCCGCAGCGTGCAGGAACTGTTGGCGGCCGTGGCCCTCGATGCGGGACGGACGGCCGCGCCGACCATCATCGACCGCGTCCGGACGATCACCGACCCGGCTGCGGTCGTCGTGGAATTGGTGGCGTCGGCGATCGAGATCCTCACCACCGACCGGGTGCTGGTGTTCCTGCTCGGACCGGGCGCCAGCACGGGCCTGCTCGGCGGCTCGATGACGGGACAGGTCGCACGCGACCAGGCCCGGTCGATTCTCGACGAGCTCGAGTTCGACTGGCACAAGCTCGGATTCGACGACGACACGTTCGATCAGCTCGTCGAGTGGTGCCTGCTCGTGATCGGCGCCTACATCCACCGCCCCGACGACGAGATCCCGGAACCATCGCAATTGCGGACCTATCTCTCCGTCTGGATGAGGCCGTCGATCGAGGCGGCCCGCGGCGGAAACCGCGGCGCGCGACGTCGGCCGGCGGCCGGGACAATGACACAATCGGTGCCATGA